A window from Citrus sinensis cultivar Valencia sweet orange chromosome 3, DVS_A1.0, whole genome shotgun sequence encodes these proteins:
- the LOC107174224 gene encoding putative 12-oxophytodienoate reductase 11 isoform X3, giving the protein MGNRAEEAKQNQEENNGNMAIETPIIPLLTPYNMGSLNLSHRVVLAPLTRQRSYNNVPQPHAILYYSQRTTKGGLLIAEATGVSDTAQGYPDTPGIWTKEQVEAWKPIVDAVHAKGGIFFCQIWHVGRVSNQDYQPNGQAPISSTDKPLTPQIRANGVDIAQFTPPRRLRTDEIPQIVNDFRLAARNAIEAGFDGIELHGAHGYLIDQFMKDQVNDRTDQYGGSLENRCRFALEIVEAVSNEIGADRVGIRLSPFANYMESGDSNPEALGLYMAESLNKYGILYCHMVEPRMKTVGEKSECPHSLLPMRKAFKGTFLVAGGYDREDGNKAIAEGRADLVVYGRLFLANPDLPRRFELNAPLNKYNRETFYTSDPVVGYTDYPFLNTSSLVTKKND; this is encoded by the exons ATGGGAAACAGAGCAGAGGAGGCTAAGCAAAATCAAGAAGAGAACAACGGTAACATGGCCATTGAAACTCCCATCATCCCTCTTCTCACTCCTTACAATATGGGCAGTCTCAATCTTTCTCATAG AGTTGTTTTGGCACCACTGACTAGACAGAGATCATACAACAATGTTCCTCAGCCACATGCCATTTTGTATTACTCTCAAAGAACCACCAAAGGGGGTTTGCTTATAGCCGAAGCCACTGGAGTTTCCGACACTGCTCAAGG GTATCCAGATACACCTGGTATCTGGACAAAGGAGCAAGTTGAAGCATGGAAACCGATTGTAGATGCTGTTCATGCCAAAGGTGGGATCTTCTTTTGTCAGATTTGGCACGTTGGCAGGGTTTCAAATCAAG ATTATCAGCCAAATGGTCAAGCTCCAATTTCCAGTACAGACAAGCCATTGACCCCTCAAATCCGCGCTAATGGTGTTGATATTGCACAATTCACTCCTCCAAGGCGGCTAAGGACAGATGAAATCCCTCAAATTGTGAATGATTTCAGGCTTGCTGCAAGAAACGCAATTGAGGCTG GTTTTGATGGCATTGAGCTCCACGGTGCACATGGCTACCTAATTGACCAATTTATGAAGGATCAAGTGAATGATCGAACAGACCAGTATGGAGGATCCTTAGAGAATCGTTGCCGTTTTGCTTTAGAAATAGTTGAAGCTGTTTCCAATGAAATAGGGGCAGATAGGGTTGGGATAAGACTATCTCCGTTTGCAAACTATATGGAATCAGGAGACTCTAACCCAGAAGCTTTAGGTCTTTACATGGCAGAATCCTTGAACAAATATGGTATCCTCTATTGTCACATGGTTGAGCCAAGGATGAAAACAGTTGGAGAAAAATCTGAATGTCCTCACAGTTTGCTGCCCATGAGAAAGGCTTTCAAGGGTACTTTTCTTGTCGCTGGGGGTTATGACAGGGAAGATGGAAACAAAGCTATTGCTGAAGGCCGTGCAGATCTTGTTGTTTATGGTCGCTTGTTCTTGGCTAATCCAGATTTACCCAGGAGATTTGAGCTCAATGCTCCGCTCAATAAGTACAACAGAGAAACATTCTACACATCCGATCCTGTTGTTGGTTACACAGATTATCCATTTCTCAACACCTCTTCTTTGGttaccaagaaaaatgattag